Within Pseudomonadota bacterium, the genomic segment CGCTGGAGGGCACGCTGGAAGCGATGTCGATTGGCGGTGCGCGCGTCTTCTTGCGCTCCCACACCAACAACCCGTTTGATGTCCACATCCACACGGGAACGTCGATCCGGCGTTATCTGCTGGGCTTCCCGGAAATCAGTTTCCGCCACAAGGTGCTCGCGCTGCTCGGCTGGCCATGGACTTATGAGGTCCGCTACCTCGATCACACGCTGTCCTGGTCCTGGCAGAGCGATGCCGGCGAACTCAGTACAAAGTCTGAAGAGGCTCTGTTGGGTGAGATCGAGGAAGGCATCCTGTCCATAGACGGCTTCGACGTGACCAAGCTGGAGGTCGGGATCAACGAACTGGTGGCACCTGATGAGGTCCGCCACGTCGTGCGGTTGGCGGAGAGTTACATCAAAGCAGGACACGATGCCGACGCGCTGTTCCGTCTGACATCGCGCCTGGTGTGCCGTGAGGATGCCAGCGAGATGCACGGCTACAAACTGCAGCAGGCGGCTTACGAACAATATCATGCCTGCCGTGAGCCGTTGCGCTGGGTCCATGCGGTCGCCGCCGTCAAACAGGCGGCGGTCAATGCGCCGACAAAACCACATCAGTTCTACCCGCGGATCGCCGCGGAGTTGAAGCTGGCTGCCTGAACGGCGGGCGCCAACGCATCACGATTCTCCAGGCCGGACACAGCGCGTTTGACCACGTAGACATGCGCCGCATAGAGTTCGTCACCGCCATGTCGGACGGAGGAGACGAACGCTGTGGTGCGCCCAGACGATGCCCCGATTGGCCGTGACACGCCGGAGCCGATTTCAGACCGCCACCACGTGACCGGCAATGCCATGATGCCACCGTTTCCCGAGCATCTTCACCGGACGGTGCTGGCGCTAGGGTGTTACTGGGGCGGCGAGCGCGCGTTCTGGGATCTGCCGGGTATCTACACGACGGCAGCAGGCTATGCAGGCGGGTCGACCGCAAACCCGACCTATGACGAAGTTGTTGACGGCAAGACGGGCCACGTCGAGGCGGTGCAGGTCATCTATGATCCCGCACAAATCTCGTTTCAGGAACTGTTGGCGGTCTTCTGGCAGGCCCATGATCCCACCCAGGGCGATCGCCAGGGCATCGAGACCGGACGCCAGTATCACTCCGTCATTTTCACCAACAATGCCGGTGAGCAAGCGATCGCCGAGTCGTCACGTGACAGTTATCAACGGGATCTGATTGAAGCCGGTCATGGCGCGGCCATCACCACTGAGATCCGTGCGATGGCGCCGTTCTACCATGCCGCTGATCATGAGCAGCAATATCTCGCCAAGAACCCCGATGGACCGAACACATTGGAACCGACGGGCGTGGCGGTACAGGAAACGCGGAAGCAGGCAGCAGACGCCGCCGAATAGTCTGACCACACCCTCAGATACAAAAGTTATGGATCGCCGCGACGATTCGATCCGTAGCCGTCGAGTAGACGATGGTGGCGATCGCCGCGCCAACCGCTATGCCGATGAAGAACTGCCGCATCGTAGCCCCCGGCCGAGTGAAATCGTTCCATTGGATCTTATGACCGATGTTCCTTCGAATGTCTTGAACTTCGCCCACGCGGTTCAATGTCGCCATCGGATGGGCAGATGGACAGTTGCGCGCTAGAGTGATCTCTGGGCGCCGTAAGGGGGACATGCGGCATTAAGCGCATCGGGGCGAAGGGGTCATGTCTAGTTTCAATGAATTCTGGCGGCGCGTGGGCGCGCTGCTTCTTCTGGTTGCGGTTTTGGGTGTCGGCACGCCTTCTTTGTTGTTGGCGCAAACGTCAGATGACGGCGTCAGTGACGAAGAGATCAGCAATCTGCCTGAACACCTGACGCGCGATGACGTGCGCGATCTCATGTCGCGGCTGTCTGACGATCAGGTACGTGAACTTCTGATCCAGCAACTCGACAAGGTAGCGGATGACGAGGCGGCCGCATCGATCGATGCCAACGCGGTCGACAGTTTCGAGAGGGGCCTGGGCCGCCTTCGTGACGGTTCTGTCGCCATGGTCGAGGCCCTGCCGCGCGTTCCGACAATCTTCGGTTTCACGATCGACCACATGACCGCCGGCAAAGGGGCGTCGCATGTTTGGAAGGTCCTCGTCTTCCTCGCCATCATCCTGGTCGCCGGTGCGATCGGTGAGTGGCTGTTTCGCCGGCTGTTCACCCGGCTGAGCCAGTTCGCGCATGCCGGCGAGGTCGAGACGGTTGTGCAGCGTTTATGCGTCTTCCTGCTTCGCGCCGTCATCGATCTTGTGGCGATTGCGGTTTTTGGCATCGTCGCCGTCATTGTCTTCTTCATTTTCTATCAGAACCACGAGCCGACCCGCGAGGCGATGGCGGCTGTGTTCTGGGCCGTCATCGTCGTGCGGGCCATCAAGGCCGTCGCGCGCGATTTCTTCTGCCCGGACCAGCCGGCAATCCGTGCCATAGCGCTGAGCGACACCATCGCGACGTGGGCTTACCGCCGTCTGATTTGGATCGCGGGCGTCATCGTTGCCGTCTGGTACTTCGGCACACTTCTGGTCAGCTATGGCATCAACAGTGATCCGGGCTTGGCGCACGCGACAGCGGCCGTCTTGACACTTGCTGTGCTGGGCTGG encodes:
- the msrA gene encoding peptide-methionine (S)-S-oxide reductase MsrA; translated protein: MVRPDDAPIGRDTPEPISDRHHVTGNAMMPPFPEHLHRTVLALGCYWGGERAFWDLPGIYTTAAGYAGGSTANPTYDEVVDGKTGHVEAVQVIYDPAQISFQELLAVFWQAHDPTQGDRQGIETGRQYHSVIFTNNAGEQAIAESSRDSYQRDLIEAGHGAAITTEIRAMAPFYHAADHEQQYLAKNPDGPNTLEPTGVAVQETRKQAADAAE